In Halogranum gelatinilyticum, the DNA window ACACCCACGGCTTCGACGCGCTGGAGACCGCCGCCGAGACCGTCGCCGACCGCCTCGGTCAGCCGGTGACGACGAACCCGAAGCTCGTGCCGCACAGCGACCACTGGCCGTTCGTGCAGTGGGGCGTGCCGGGCTACATGGTCTCCGCGGAGAAGGAGGGTCGTGGCCGCGGCTGGGCGCACACGCCCGCCGACACGCTCGACAAACTGGAGAAGCGAACCTTCCGCGAGCAAGCCATCGTCCTGACGGAGCTGGTCGTCGAACTCGCCGGTGAGGACGTGGAGACGACCCACAAGTCCGCCGAGGAGATGGCCGCGACGCTCGAAGACGAGGACCTCGCTGAGGGGATGCGCGTCACCGGCGATTGGCCGTACTGAACAGGGCGCACCGAACCCGCTGTGACCGCCGAATCACGCAGTCTTTTACCCCCGCGTGAGCTACCTCCGATGATGACCGACGCAGGGGAGGAGTCACCGTGAAGCTCGCCGTCCGCGGCGACGACGAACTTGCGCAGGCAGCCGCGGCCGCGGGGGCGACTCTGACCGACGCGGAGACGGCGGACCTCGTCGTCACCGTCGGCGAGGCGGAGTTCGTCGCCGTCGCCCGCGACGCGCCCGAGACGCCCGTCCTCCCTGTCGGGGCGGACCTCGGTCCCTTCTCGCTGTCACCCGCTCGCGACGACCTCGAAGACGCGCTCGACAGCCTCGCCGCGGCCGAGGGGTCGGCCGTGGCGCATCCGGTTCTCTCGGCGACCGTCGACGGCGATGAGGTCGCCCGCGGCGTCCTCGATGCGATGCTCGTCACGAGCGAGCCGGCGCGCATCTCGGAGTACGAAGTGGACTTCGGCGACGAGCGCGTCACCGACTTCCGGTCGGACGGCGTCGTCGTCGCCACCCCGCTCGGGACGCACGGCTACGCCCACGCCGCTGGTGCACCGGTGCTCCAGTCGGGGACCGGGCTCGCGGTCGTCCCGGTCTCGCCGTTCTCGACGCGGTCGAGCACGTGGGTCGCCGACGACGACGTGACGCTCACTGTCGCCCGCGACGACGGTCCCGTCTCGCTCGTCGTCGACGGCGCGGAACTCCAGTTCGTCGAACCGCACCAGTCGGTCCGACTCCGCGTCGTCGACACCGTCGACCTGTGGCGACTGCCCGAGATGCGGCTGGACCGATTGGAAAAACTCTAAAGACTCCTCGTCCGAAGGACAACTATGCAACCGCTACAGTTCCTCGTCCCTGTCGACGCGCTCGCGGCGTTCGAGGGTCTGCTCAAGTACGTCATTCTGGGGCTGGTGCTCGTCAACATGGTTACGCGCATCGTCGCACACCAGAAGCAGAAGCAGCAAGCGGCGTCGGGCGACCACGAAGACGTCACGCGTTGGCTGCCACACTCGGTGACGACGCTGCTGCTCGTCCTCGCGTCGTTCGCGTTCCTCATCGTCGAACCGCACGGCGGGAT includes these proteins:
- a CDS encoding DUF7313 family protein; this translates as MQPLQFLVPVDALAAFEGLLKYVILGLVLVNMVTRIVAHQKQKQQAASGDHEDVTRWLPHSVTTLLLVLASFAFLIVEPHGGMVMSVLVLGVFVADLFEFESRKVEVRNDMKFERPKAAITASLVVLLYAAYQSLFFLVADYWELIV
- a CDS encoding NAD(+)/NADH kinase, which codes for MKLAVRGDDELAQAAAAAGATLTDAETADLVVTVGEAEFVAVARDAPETPVLPVGADLGPFSLSPARDDLEDALDSLAAAEGSAVAHPVLSATVDGDEVARGVLDAMLVTSEPARISEYEVDFGDERVTDFRSDGVVVATPLGTHGYAHAAGAPVLQSGTGLAVVPVSPFSTRSSTWVADDDVTLTVARDDGPVSLVVDGAELQFVEPHQSVRLRVVDTVDLWRLPEMRLDRLEKL